Proteins from one Coffea arabica cultivar ET-39 chromosome 8c, Coffea Arabica ET-39 HiFi, whole genome shotgun sequence genomic window:
- the LOC113706627 gene encoding histidine kinase 5-like, whose protein sequence is MVCEMESDQLEEMDVEVLSSMWPEDMNEAGKQFNIENPRPDQDMLKEVTINEEPKIVDFKRLLELSNYSDKGSSQLAYLVKNWEYKQANAVRLLREELDTLNKQQQESELKKLEILEEHRFEEERYGGDKRPISIFDDNLKYVYQKVPRRKHDVVVHDERLEINDVEFDSIKYWKQRALHLEKLLEASIQREQILLEKLQESIENLEKQSSPVEELSQMLTRADNFMHFILQNAPVVIGHQDKELRYRFIYNHFPSLREEDIIGKTDVEIFTGSGVKESQDFKREVLERGLPAKREITFETELFGSKTFLIYVEPVFSKAGETIGVNYMGMEVTDQVRKREKMAKLREEIAVQKAKETELNKTIHITEETMRAKQMLATMSHEIRSPLSGVVSMTEILSTTKLDKEQRQLVNVMLSSGDLVLQLINDILDLSKVESGVMRLEATKFRPREVVKHVLQTAAASLQKLLTLEGHVADDVPVEVIGDVLRIRQILTNLISNAIKFTHEGKVGIKLYVLSEPPTQTKQASYGRNQSKVSESTAIEDKCLSSTQSCHNQKETYLQNDREGTHENHVINDEPRTPKRDVTSMEEDDESVYNLQETVWLCCDVYDTGIGIPETALPTLFKKYMQVGADTARKYGGTGLGLAICKQLVELMGGHLTVSSKEHHGSTFTFVLPYKVSPLCDSSDDPDELSDMASPDDPADKHEDDIDCGFFQFQPRTLGSLFTSHNSGRNQTVLPNNCGLDTLHKSNRLPKDYCSFSSAIKTVKETSSVGETSSVNAPVEIFSEPETSQSFNSNVDNHSAVARSKQSPDERDCQLSDRCGSPGTSTIGGSQSEISGTTDANETCHSQTQFDTSSECSSSNSPEIPKSLLKPKILLVEDNKINVMVTQSMMKQLGHKIDVVNNGVEAVRAVQRSNYDLILMDVCMPVMDGLRATRLIRSFEESGNWDAAVEAGIEHQLPSSDPSQNEQVFKPSTKKIPIIAMTANALSESADECFANGMDSFVSKPVTFQTLRQCLQEYLPKR, encoded by the exons ATGGTTTGTGAGATGGAGagtgatcaacttgaagaaatggaCGTTGAAGTCCTATCTTCAATGTGGCCTGAAGATATGAATGAAGCTGGGAAGCAGTTCAATATTGAAAATCCACGACCAGATCAAGATATGTTAAAGGAGGTTACGATCAATGAAGAGCCTAAGATTGTGGACTTTAAACGTCTCCTAGAGCTGAGCAATTACAGTGACAAAGGTTCATCACAGTTGGCTTACTTGGTTAAGAACTGGGAATATAAGCAGGCTAATGCTGTGCGGCTTCTTAGAGAAGAGCTTGATACCCTGAACAAACAACAGCAGGAATCTGAACTCAAGAAATTAGAGATATTGGAGGAACATCGGTTTGAGGAAGAAAGATATGGGGGCGACAAGCGTCCAATCTCCATATTTGATGACAACTTGAAATATGTCTATCAGAAAGTTCCACGAAGGAAACATGATGTAGTTGTCCATGATGAAAGACTTGAAATAAATGATGTAGAGTTTGACAGTATCAAGTACTGGAAGCAGAGGGCATTGCATTTAGAGAAGCTATTGGAGGCAAGTATCCAGCGAGAGCAAATACTACTAGAAAAATTGCAGGAAAGTatagaaaatctagaaaagcAGTCTTCCCCAGTAGAAGAACTTTCTCAGATGCTAACAAGAGCAGATAACTTTATGCAttttatcctccaaaatgctCCAGTTGTCATTGGCCACCAG GATAAAGAGTTGCGGTACCGGTTCATCTACAATCACTTCCCAAGTTTGCGTGAGGAG GACATTATAGGTAAAACAGATGTTGAGATATTTACTGGTTCAGGAGTTAAGGAATCTCAAGACTTCAAAAGAGAAGTTCTTGAACGAGGATTACCAGCAAAGAGGGAAATAACATTCGAAACTGAACTGTTCGGGTCAAAGACTTTTTTGATATATGTAGAACCAGTTTTTAGCAAAGCTGGAGAGACTATTGGTGTCAATTATATGGGAATGGAAGTAACTGATCAG gtaagaaaaagagaaaagatggCAAAGCTTCGAGAGGAAATTGCTGTGCAAAAAGCTAAGGAGACAGAACTGAACAAAACAATACACATAACAG AGGAAACAATGCGAGCAAAACAAATGCTAGCAACAATGTCTCATGAAATAAGATCTCCTCTGTCGGGAGTTGTAAGCATGACAGAAATTCTTTCTACAACAAAGCTTGACAAGGAACAACGACAATTAGTTAACGTCATGTTATCTTCGGGTGATTTAGTGCTTCAATTAATAAACGACATTCTTGACCTGTCCAAGGTTGAGTCAG GAGTTATGAGATTGGAAGCAACAAAGTTCAGGCCAAGGGAGGTAGTGAAGCATGTATTGCAGACTGCAGCAGCATCACTGCAAAAACTGTTGACCTTGGAAGGTCATGTTGCAGATGATGTTCCAGTGGAG GTTATAGGTGATGTTTTGAGGATTCGCCAGATCCTTACAAACTTGATCAG CAATGCAATTAAGTTTACCCATGAAGGGAAAGTTGGTATAAAGCTCTATGTGTTGTCTGAGCCACCAACCCAGACAAAGCAAGCATCTTATGGGAGGAATCAATCAAAAGTATCAGAAAGCACAGCAATAGAGGATAAATGCTTATCATCTACTCAGAGTTGCCATAACCAAAAGGAAACTTATTTGCAAAATGATCGAGAAGGGACTCATGAAAATCATGTAATAAATGATGAGCCAAGAACTCCAAAACGAGATGTGACTTCAATGGAGGAAGATGATGAGAGTGTATATAATTTACAAGAAACAGTATGGTTATGCTGTGATGTGTATGACACGGGGATTGGAATACCAG AAACTGCTTTACCAACTCTATTCAAGAAGTATATGCAAGTTGGTGCTGATACTGCTCGAAAGTATGGTGGGACAGGACTAGGCCTAGCAATTTGCAAACAATTG GTTGAGCTCATGGGTGGTCATCTTACGGTATCAAGCAAAGAACATCATGGTTCTACTTTTACATTTGTACTTCCTTATAAGGTTTCGCCACTATGTGATAGTTCAGATGATCCTGATGAACTCTCTGATATGGCTAGCCCTGATGATCCTGCTGACAAACACGAGGATGATATTGATTGTGGGTTTTTCCAATTCCAACCTCGCACATTGGGTTCTCTATTTACATCTCATAATTCTGGAAGGAACCAGACTGTGTTACCAAACAATTGTGGATTGGATACCTTGCACAAGAGTAACAGATTGCCAAAAGATTACTGTTCATTTTCTTCAGCGATTAAGACGGTAAAGGAGACAAGTTCAGTAGGTGAAACATCTTCAGTAAATGCTCCTGTTGAGATATTTTCTGAGCCTGAAACTTCACAATCTTTCAACTCAAATGTTGATAACCATAGTGCTGTTGCTAGAAGCAAGCAAAGTCCGGATGAGAGGGATTGTCAGCTCTCGGATAGGTGTGGTTCTCCTGGTACCTCAACTATTGGCGGTAGCCAAAGTGAAATTTCTGGGACAACGGATGCCAATGAAACATGTCATAGTCAAACACAGTTTGACACGAGTTCCGAATGCTCTTCCAGCAATAGTCCTGAAATTCCAAAATCACTTTTGAAACCTAAGATACTTCTTGTAGAAGACAACAAAATAAATGTGATGGTAACGCAGTCAATGATGAAGCAGTTGGGTCATAAGATAGATGTTGTCAATAATGGAGTCGAAGCCGTCCGTGCAGTGCAACGAAGTAATTATGACCTCATTCTtatg GATGTATGCATGCCTGTAATGGATGGCCTCAGAGCGACGAGACTAATCAGGTCATTCGAGGAATCTGGGAACTGGGATGCTGCAGTGGAGGCTGGAATTGAGCATCAGTTACCTTCTTCAGATCCTTCACAAAATGAGCAAGTGTTTAAACCATCAACAAAAAAGATTCCAATCATTGCG ATGACAGCAAATGCATTGTCAGAGAGTGCAGATGAATGCTTTGCGAATGGTATGGACTCTTTTGTATCAAAGCCTGTTACATTCCAAACACTAAGACAGTGTCTTCAAGAATATTTGCCAAAGCGTTAG